GACTTTATACAGATGATCAATATGATCTAAAAGTTTGTGCAAGGACGGCTGCCGGCTATCAATAAATTGCGGCACATAAGTAACCCCGATAACACCTCCCCGATCGGCAATAGCTTTAATTTGCCGGTCTGTAAGATTACGAGGATGATCACAAAGCTGACGACAGTTGGAATGAGTTGCCGCCACAGGAATCTTAACTTCCGCCAAAACATCCCAAAAGCCTGGCTCAGCCAGGTGAGATACATCAATAATCATTCCCAGTTGAGCCATCCGCTGCACTACCTGCCGGCCCAATTGAGTTAGCCCGGTGGCTGCTGCCCCCATACCAACGCCGTCTGCCAGCTCGTTACGGCCGTTCCAGGTTAAAGTTAACCCCCTGACGCCCAGGCGATAATAAAGATCAAGTTGTTTAACCCGGCCGTTAAGGGCTTCCCCGCCTTCTATGGTAAGCACCGCTGCTATCTTATTTTTCTGCATGGCATTTTCTATATCTGCATAACAAGTAACATGTTCGATTAAGTCATGATTAAATTTAATTTCTTTTTGAAACAGATTAATCAATTCATTTGTATAATCAACCGGATCAGTAAGATTGTCCGGCCCCACAAAGATTGCAAAAAATTGGACATCCACACCTCCCTTGCGTAAGCGAGGCAGGTCCAGATGGCCCTGTGCGGACAACCTTCCCAAGCTCCTGTTTTGCTGGGCCAGCACAGTCAAAGTATCGCAATGTGCATCCACCACCGGCAAAGGGCAGCCCACCTTTCACTGTATACAAAATAAGCAAGAAACCTGTTTGCCGCCGGCAAACAGGTTGTACCAATTGACTGGTGAAGATTTATCTGGGTTCTACAATTAGCTTAATGGCAGTTCTTTCATCTCCGTCAATAATTACATCAGTAAAGGCAGGGATACAAATTAAGTCAACTCCACTGGGGGCCACAAAACCTCTGGCAATTGCAATAGCTTTTACCGCCTGGTTTAATGCACCGGCTCCAATGGCCTGCATTTCCGCGCAACCGCGCTCCCTCAGGACACCGGCCAGCGCCCCGGCTACAGAATTTGGATTGGACTTTGCTGAAACTTTTAACACTTCCATGCTGATACCCTCCTTAGTTTGTTTGGCGATTGCTCTCATCCCTGTATTGATTTTATTCTGCAGACTCCTAAAAATTCCTCCTATTGTAAGAAATTTATAAATTTTATGGGGAGGGTATGCCTAAAATTTACTCTAATTCAAATATGCGTTCTATTTTTAGGGCTGTGCCTGTGTTTGGATCAACATCAATAACCACAGCATTAAACTGATATGCGCTGTCTGCCACCTCAAAGCGCCGGGGCATTTGTGTAATAAACTTGTCAATAACCAGGTTGGTACTTACACCGATAACTGAATCTCTGGGGCCGGTCATGCCAATATCAGTAATGTATGCGCTGCCTTTAGGCAAAATTCGCTCGTCCGCAGTCTGGACATGGGTATGGGTACCGCAGACGGCCGTCACACGTCCGTCCAGGTACCAGCCCATAGCCACTTTTTCTGAGGTAGCTTCCGCATGGAAATCTACAAAGATTAATTTGACTTTATCTTCAAGTTGTTTAAGAATATTGTCCACCGTACGGAAAGGACAGTCCAGTTCCTGCATATATATTCTGCCTGAAATATTAATAACGGCAATGGCATGACCTGTTTGGCTTTCAAAAATATTAAAACCTGCTCCCGGCGTACCAGGAGGATAATTGGCCGGTCGCAGGAGCCTTTTTTCTTTGTCAATATAAGTAATAATTTCTTTTTTATTCCAAACATGATTTCCCATGGTGAAAACATCTACTCCGGCGGCATATAACTGCCTGGCGATGTCCTTTGTAATGCCATGTCCGCCGGCGGCATTTTCCCCGTTGGCAATGACAAAATCTATGTTTTGTTCCTGTCGTATAAAACTTAAATTATCCAACACAGCCTTTCTGCCCGGCCGTCCTACGATGTCTCCAATCATTAACACACGCAATTTATCCGGAAGCCTCCCTACTTATTAAAAACCAGTACACGTCCTTCTTCTCTGAAGGCATATAGTCTTTTCGTTTCTGATTTTCTCTTAATACTTTCCAACATATGTTCAATCAGTTCTTCTTGAACAAGCAAGTCTTCATCGTTTGGTCGGTCACTTTCTTCGGTTACCAGACTCTCCTGAACATAACCGCGGAACAGGTCCACCATGAGGGTGATTTCCCCCTGTACCAGTGTGTCCACATCTCTCTCAATTTCAATCATGGTAAGGGCATCTGATATTTCATAAGCCAGCTGAACAACCCGCGGCGACTTACCTTCCAGCACATGAAAAACCTCAATGCTGCTGATTATCTTTTCCTTTAACTGAACAATTTCATTTTCCTGCAATACCCCGGCATACATAAATGTAAATTTTAACAGGTTATGCTCCGGGTCAAAATTAATTCTGGCCACTTCGGGATACCTGATCAGGATGGAAATTAACAAGCTAACACTGTTAGTTAAATCTTCCTTTCCTTTATAACGAAAATCCAAAAAAATTCACCACCTGTTTGTTCAATCCAAATAGTAATAATTCTTTGATCAAGATAACATTCCTGCCGGTTATTATTTTTTGTCGAAAAAACTTTGTGCCAGTTTTGGCAGTAAGTGGCTTTACAATAAAAACGACCCAGCAGGGCCGTTTTTATTGCAGATCACTATTTAGCATATTCTACATGTCTGGTTTCCCTTATAATAACTACTTTAATTTGCCCGGGATAATCCAGTTCATTTTCAATCTTCTTGGCAATATCCCTTACCAGACGAACGGCTGCCAGATCGTCTATCTTTTCCGGCTTAACCATGATGCGAATTTCTCGCCCCGCTTGAATGGCAAAGGACTTATCCACACCGTCAAATTCCCCGGCTATTTCTTCCAGCTTTTGCAGTCGTTTTATATATGATTCCAGGGTTTCCCTTCTGGCTCCGGGACGGGCGGCAGATATAGCATCGGCAGCTTGTACCAGTACAGCTTCAATAGTTTTAGGTTCTTCATCGCCGTGGTGGGCTGCAATGGCGTGAATGACTTCCGGACTTTCCTTATACTTTTGACATAAATTTACACCAATAGCCACGTGAGGCCCTTCTACCTCATGATCCACTGCTTTGCCAATGTCGTGCAGCAAACCTGCACGCTTGGCCAGTTTCACATCTATTCCCAGCTCGGCCGCCATCAGACCGGCCAGGTGGCAAACCTCAACGGAGTGCTTTAAAACATTTTGTCCATAACTGGTACGGAACTTTAATCTTCCCAGAAGTTTTACCAACTCGGGATGCAGTCCGTGTACACCTGTTTCAAAGGTTGCTTGTTCTCCGGCTTCCCGAATTTGTACTTCCACTTCTTTCTGGGCCTTTTCGACCATTTCTTCAATTCTGGCCGGGTGTATACGCCCGTCGGAAATCAACCTTTCCAGCGCTAAGCGGGCCACTTCCCTGCGAATGGGATCAAACCCGGACAAAATAACAGCCTCAGGTGTATCATCAATGATTAAGTCGATACCGGTTAAGGTTTCAAAGGCTCTGATATTGCGACCTTCTCTGCCGATAATGCGACCTTTCATTTCGTCGTTAGGCAAAGGAATGACAGCCACCGTAGCTTCTGCTACATGATCAGCCGCACACCTTTGAATGGCTGAAGATATAATATCGCGAGCTCGTTTTTCAGCCTCCTCTTTGGCTCTGTTTTCGTATTCTTTAATCATAAGAGCCATATCGTGTTGAAGATCTTTTTCAATATCATTCAGCAAAATTTGACGTGCTTCTTCTGAAGAAAGCCCGGAAATCCTCTCCAGTTCAGCCATTTGGCGTTGCAAAATATGATTGAGTTCAGCTTTACTGTTCTCAATTTCAACCTCTTTCCGACTAAGGGATTCTTCTTTCTTTTCAATAGAATCCATTTTACGGTCCAAGGTTTCTTCTTTCTGAAGAAGCCTTCTTTCCAATCGCTGCAACTCATTTCTGCGGTCGCGAATCTCTTTTTCCATTTCGTTGCGCAGCTTGAGAACTTCTTCTTTAGCCATAACTATGGCTTCACGCTTTTTGCCTTCAGCATCCTTTTCAGCTTCTTCTAAAATCTTTTTTGCCTGTACTTCAGCCGAGGCAATTTTCCCTTCGGCAATATTTTTCCGAATAAAGTACCCCGCTGCCAGGCTGCCTAAAGCAGTAACCAACATTACTAAAATCATTTGCATCGGCTCCATAGTTTTCACCTCCCTGCCTATTAATTATCAAAGTTTTAATACAAACTTAAGCAATAAAAAAACCGAGTAACACTCGGTAGAAAAAGAACAGATATCTGGAAATGTCCATATCACGGGCAAAAAACCATCTTAGGATATTGGAACACAACAACAACGCCAAAAACCCTAACAGAACAAGGATTGTGCCTTAAGGATATTGGATTTTATATATATATAAACTGTTGCCAGATATCAAATTCTATTTTCTCCCAACGATAATTGTACATCTTTTTATTATCACTGTCAAGTTTGTCTGCTACCCCCTGGCAACCCGGGGTAATAAACCTAACCCATATCTTCCTCAGTCAAGTCATCCGTCGGCCCGTTGACGGTAGGCAACTCAGCACCACCCATGGCTAATTTTTCCCGTACTTTACGTTCAATTTCCTGCGCCAGTTCCGGTCTTTCCTTTAACAGTTCTTTAACATTTTCCCTGCCCTGACCCAATCGCTCGTCACCGTAAGAATACCAGGCACCGCTCTTGCTGATAATTTTTAAGTCAGTGGCTACATCCAGCAGGCTGCCTTCTTTGGAAATGCCGGTACCGTACATAATGTCAAATTCTGCCTGTTTAAAGGGCGGAGCTACCTTGTTTTTCACTATTTTCACTCT
This window of the Desulforamulus hydrothermalis Lam5 = DSM 18033 genome carries:
- a CDS encoding dipeptidase → MPVVDAHCDTLTVLAQQNRSLGRLSAQGHLDLPRLRKGGVDVQFFAIFVGPDNLTDPVDYTNELINLFQKEIKFNHDLIEHVTCYADIENAMQKNKIAAVLTIEGGEALNGRVKQLDLYYRLGVRGLTLTWNGRNELADGVGMGAAATGLTQLGRQVVQRMAQLGMIIDVSHLAEPGFWDVLAEVKIPVAATHSNCRQLCDHPRNLTDRQIKAIADRGGVIGVTYVPQFIDSRQPSLHKLLDHIDHLYKVGGISSIGLGSDFDGIVTTAAGLHDAGVAVPNLVRGLSARGYHTGDIEKILGNNWLRLFKEVCG
- a CDS encoding stage V sporulation protein S, with amino-acid sequence MEVLKVSAKSNPNSVAGALAGVLRERGCAEMQAIGAGALNQAVKAIAIARGFVAPSGVDLICIPAFTDVIIDGDERTAIKLIVEPR
- a CDS encoding TIGR00282 family metallophosphoesterase, whose amino-acid sequence is MRVLMIGDIVGRPGRKAVLDNLSFIRQEQNIDFVIANGENAAGGHGITKDIARQLYAAGVDVFTMGNHVWNKKEIITYIDKEKRLLRPANYPPGTPGAGFNIFESQTGHAIAVINISGRIYMQELDCPFRTVDNILKQLEDKVKLIFVDFHAEATSEKVAMGWYLDGRVTAVCGTHTHVQTADERILPKGSAYITDIGMTGPRDSVIGVSTNLVIDKFITQMPRRFEVADSAYQFNAVVIDVDPNTGTALKIERIFELE
- the rny gene encoding ribonuclease Y; the protein is MEPMQMILVMLVTALGSLAAGYFIRKNIAEGKIASAEVQAKKILEEAEKDAEGKKREAIVMAKEEVLKLRNEMEKEIRDRRNELQRLERRLLQKEETLDRKMDSIEKKEESLSRKEVEIENSKAELNHILQRQMAELERISGLSSEEARQILLNDIEKDLQHDMALMIKEYENRAKEEAEKRARDIISSAIQRCAADHVAEATVAVIPLPNDEMKGRIIGREGRNIRAFETLTGIDLIIDDTPEAVILSGFDPIRREVARLALERLISDGRIHPARIEEMVEKAQKEVEVQIREAGEQATFETGVHGLHPELVKLLGRLKFRTSYGQNVLKHSVEVCHLAGLMAAELGIDVKLAKRAGLLHDIGKAVDHEVEGPHVAIGVNLCQKYKESPEVIHAIAAHHGDEEPKTIEAVLVQAADAISAARPGARRETLESYIKRLQKLEEIAGEFDGVDKSFAIQAGREIRIMVKPEKIDDLAAVRLVRDIAKKIENELDYPGQIKVVIIRETRHVEYAK